The stretch of DNA CCAGGCCGGCGTCGAACTGATAAAGATTGTGCCGGACCGGCTCCGGCAGCCAGGGCTGAGTTGCGAAGTAGATGAGATTTCCCAGCAGAATCGCCAGGAGCATCCGCATCCAGTTGTAAATCATGAGGGTGACGCTAATGTATCATGCAGGAATATGGCAGAACGCATTCCGATTCCCGACCTGCAGAAGAAGCTCAATAGCGGCAAATTGGTTCTGGTCGATGTCCGCGACGCCTCCGAAATCAAAGAAAGCGGCGCGATCCCGGGCGCCATCCATATCCCGATGGCGCAGATCGAGAAGCGCATGACAGAGCTTCCGAAGGACGCCGAAATCGTCTTCTATTGAGGCGGAGGCGGGCGCGCGTCGCGCGCTGCTGACGCTCTGATTCAGGCGGGTTACAAGACGGTGCAGTTTTGTGGAATCCGCGACTGGAAGAAGGAAGGCCTTTCGACGGTACCTTTTTCGAATTTCCAGTAGTCTGCCGGTGTTTTTTCCCCGACTTTTCATCCCGTCAACTTGCGAAAGCTCCATCCCTCCAGCGCCTTAGACGAGTGGTGCACATTGTGCACTGTGTAAGGCAATCACTTACAAAAGTGTGTGAGGTGCAAGATGAGAGGTTCAAGGGTGACTTTGCCGGTCGTGATCGCCCTGCTCCTGGGACCCGCGGCATGGGCGCAGTCGCCCGTGCAGGTCCAGCGTAGCGGAGACAATCCGATCTACAAAATCTCAATCAATGTCGTCGAGCGGTCGACGACAGCGGTCAACTATCGTCATCGTGGCGGTTCCACGCTGCTTGATTTCCGCGGCACGCCGCTTATGCCTGCAGCGCATGGTGAGATTGAGGTCGAAGGACGAAAAGGCTATATGGAAATCAAAGCCGAGATGAAGGATATGGAGCCGGCGTCGCGTTTCGGGCCGGAATTCCTGACCTACGTGATGTGGGCGATTACGCCTGAAGGGCGGCCCATCAACCTCGGCGAAGTCATTCTGGATGGTGGCCACGGCAAGCTCGATGTCACAACCGACCTGCAAGCTTTCGGCCTGATCGTCACGGCCGAGCCCTATTTTGCCGTCACACAGCCGAGCGATGCCGTTGTCATGGAAAATCTGGTGAGGCCCGATACACAGGGCATCATCGAGCAGGTCAATGCGAAATATGAGCTGCTTCATCGCGGCCAGTACACCGTTAATGTGGCTCCGGCGGACTTGAGGCCGATTCCGATGGAAAAGCACAAACCGCTGGATCTGTATGAAGCGCAGAATGCGATTCGCATCGCGCACTGGGCAGGCGCAGACAAGGACGCCGCCGACTCCATGGCGAAAGCCGAGAGTCTTCTTCAGCAGGCGGAAAGCTATCAGGTCCGGGATCCGGGCAGTAAACCGGTTTCGACAACCGCGCGCGGCGCCGTGCAGGCTGCCGAGGATGCCCGCCTGATTGCGCTCAAGCGGCAGGACGATGCGCGTCTGCAACAGGAGCGCGATGCCGCTGCCGCTCGTGAAGCCCAGGCGAAAGCCGATGCGAACGAGGCAGCGCAGCAGCGCGTGGCAGCCGAACAACAGCGCGCGGCAGCCGAGCAACAGCAACAACTGGAAGCTGAACGCCGGGCCACGGCTGAAGCCCAGGCCGACCGCGCCCGGGCTGAAGCGGATGCGGCGGCCGCCAGAGCGGACGCCGAAGCCGCCAAAGCGGCCCAGCAACAACAGGCGGCTCAGGCTCAAATCGATCAGGCCCGGCAGGATGCGGATCAGGCCAGGCTCGAACAGCAGCGCCTGCGGCAACAACTGGTCGAGCAGTTCAACCGGATTCTCGAGACCCGCGAGTCGCCGCGCGGCCTCGTCGTCAATATGTCGGACGTTCTTTTCGACGTCGGCAGATGGACGCTCAAACCCGGTGCCCGCGAAAAACTGGCGAAGATATCGGCCATTATTGGTCA from Terriglobia bacterium encodes:
- a CDS encoding rhodanese-like domain-containing protein, whose amino-acid sequence is MAERIPIPDLQKKLNSGKLVLVDVRDASEIKESGAIPGAIHIPMAQIEKRMTELPKDAEIVFY
- a CDS encoding OmpA family protein; amino-acid sequence: MRGSRVTLPVVIALLLGPAAWAQSPVQVQRSGDNPIYKISINVVERSTTAVNYRHRGGSTLLDFRGTPLMPAAHGEIEVEGRKGYMEIKAEMKDMEPASRFGPEFLTYVMWAITPEGRPINLGEVILDGGHGKLDVTTDLQAFGLIVTAEPYFAVTQPSDAVVMENLVRPDTQGIIEQVNAKYELLHRGQYTVNVAPADLRPIPMEKHKPLDLYEAQNAIRIAHWAGADKDAADSMAKAESLLQQAESYQVRDPGSKPVSTTARGAVQAAEDARLIALKRQDDARLQQERDAAAAREAQAKADANEAAQQRVAAEQQRAAAEQQQQLEAERRATAEAQADRARAEADAAAARADAEAAKAAQQQQAAQAQIDQARQDADQARLEQQRLRQQLVEQFNRILETRESPRGLVVNMSDVLFDVGRWTLKPGAREKLAKISAIIGQHPGLKIQVEGHTDSTGSDETNQILSERRANAVRDFLVQQGLDSSMITAMGMGPAAPVASNDDAVGRQLNRRVEMIVSGDIIGQPNGATGPISRR